Proteins encoded within one genomic window of Acidobacteriota bacterium:
- a CDS encoding M20/M25/M40 family metallo-hydrolase — protein sequence MVHRKNTLLVVVCLALIGWVVLVSVFSQEPVSQAGGGAASSSTTSLIDFFPQISKPTLSGIKPKNPKKGVVTSEATSSFVNEVNINRYVGYIKELADFKSRYSTSPGCDAAANYLMKHFSSLGFKTELQPFPIGPRRASNVIATLPGTADKEAKGAFLVFGAHYDSISRDSDPLVTAPGAEDNASGTAALMELATLFHDHPPRTTVVLVAFAGEEEGLIGSTAYVDSLRTSGSDKRMQAALIMDMIGYTKDADLDILFETSSKFESIAALPTSLAAEFTRLRTETSLRPFGSDHVPFLNEDLPAFLVIENDWDAYPAYHRSSDVPANISNDMAGESMKLVAAWAYKMANERMLIPVISTISYKNSALVVKGENFQRDAQIEIDDQPLGRIKVAQPDAAGSATYKQLKSKDSRLTSLLPEGKVVTITVLNPQTGTRSTPFSFERK from the coding sequence ATGGTTCATCGCAAAAATACCTTGCTGGTCGTGGTGTGTCTGGCATTGATCGGTTGGGTTGTTCTGGTATCAGTTTTCAGTCAGGAGCCAGTCAGTCAGGCTGGGGGTGGGGCCGCTTCGTCTTCGACCACTTCGTTAATTGATTTTTTCCCACAAATTTCAAAACCAACACTTTCAGGGATCAAACCGAAAAATCCCAAAAAAGGAGTGGTGACTTCAGAAGCAACTTCATCATTTGTGAATGAAGTGAATATCAACCGGTATGTCGGCTATATCAAGGAATTGGCTGACTTTAAGTCCCGTTATAGCACATCTCCGGGGTGCGATGCTGCGGCAAACTACCTGATGAAGCACTTTTCGAGTCTTGGTTTTAAAACTGAACTCCAACCTTTTCCGATTGGACCGCGTCGGGCATCCAATGTGATTGCGACCTTGCCTGGAACGGCTGACAAAGAGGCCAAAGGAGCCTTTCTGGTGTTTGGGGCGCATTACGATTCGATTTCGCGGGATTCCGACCCACTCGTGACAGCGCCAGGGGCCGAAGATAATGCCAGCGGTACGGCGGCCTTGATGGAACTGGCCACGCTCTTTCACGATCATCCACCGCGGACAACGGTGGTTCTGGTCGCTTTTGCCGGTGAAGAAGAAGGTCTGATTGGAAGCACCGCCTATGTTGACTCGCTTCGGACAAGTGGCAGTGACAAACGAATGCAGGCGGCGTTGATTATGGACATGATCGGTTACACCAAAGATGCCGACCTCGATATTTTGTTTGAGACCAGTTCCAAATTTGAATCAATTGCGGCATTACCAACCAGTTTGGCCGCGGAGTTTACCAGGCTTCGGACTGAAACATCGCTGCGACCATTTGGGAGCGACCATGTGCCGTTTTTGAATGAAGATCTGCCAGCCTTTCTGGTGATTGAAAATGACTGGGATGCTTACCCGGCCTATCATCGGTCGTCGGATGTCCCGGCCAATATTTCAAATGACATGGCCGGTGAATCCATGAAGCTGGTCGCTGCCTGGGCGTACAAAATGGCCAACGAACGGATGTTAATCCCTGTCATTTCAACGATTTCCTACAAAAATAGCGCCCTGGTCGTCAAGGGTGAGAACTTTCAACGCGATGCCCAGATCGAGATTGATGACCAGCCTCTGGGACGCATTAAAGTGGCCCAGCCTGACGCGGCGGGAAGTGCAACCTATAAGCAGCTCAAGTCCAAAGATTCGCGCCTGACTTCACTTTTGCCTGAAGGAAAAGTGGTGACGATTACCGTCCTCAACCCACAAACGGGAACACGTTCGACACCATTTTCCTTTGAGCGAAAATGA
- a CDS encoding MGMT family protein produces the protein MTTRSKKTQPESDQSKASDGVFELVYGWVVQIPSGRVMTYGQISRLIDERLSAVGVGWALKACPYDERRIPWHRVINAQGTISTRRVLLGAPNLQQELLESEGVEFDTSGKLDLQKYQWFPDDKPSASESESPNA, from the coding sequence ATGACAACACGTTCCAAAAAAACACAACCTGAATCTGACCAGTCAAAAGCGAGTGATGGTGTGTTTGAACTGGTCTATGGCTGGGTGGTGCAGATTCCTTCCGGGCGGGTGATGACGTATGGGCAAATTTCGCGGTTGATTGACGAGCGCCTGTCCGCCGTTGGCGTCGGCTGGGCTTTAAAAGCCTGTCCGTATGACGAACGGCGCATCCCCTGGCATCGCGTCATCAACGCTCAAGGAACAATCAGTACGCGCCGGGTTTTGCTTGGCGCCCCGAATCTGCAGCAGGAATTACTCGAATCAGAAGGCGTTGAATTTGATACTTCTGGGAAACTTGACCTGCAAAAATACCAATGGTTTCCAGATGACAAACCCTCAGCATCAGAAAGCGAGTCCCCCAATGCTTGA
- a CDS encoding cupin domain-containing protein: MLEVVLKRFDHPDEVRMFEKGKFELVTIGGITIGRATYEPGWKWSEHVAPLAGTPFCNVEHVGLVVSGTATAAMQGGEVHQLTPGTLFYIPSTPHDSWVVGDEPYVSLHFLGAGQYTK; the protein is encoded by the coding sequence ATGCTTGAAGTCGTCCTCAAACGATTTGACCATCCGGATGAGGTTCGGATGTTTGAAAAAGGAAAGTTTGAACTCGTGACCATCGGCGGCATCACCATTGGCCGGGCAACCTATGAGCCTGGCTGGAAATGGTCCGAACATGTTGCGCCGCTGGCGGGAACTCCGTTTTGCAATGTCGAACACGTTGGACTGGTTGTGTCTGGAACGGCAACCGCCGCGATGCAGGGCGGGGAAGTTCACCAGTTAACGCCCGGAACACTCTTCTATATTCCATCAACGCCACACGATAGCTGGGTGGTCGGTGATGAGCCGTATGTCTCGCTTCATTTTCTGGGAGCGGGGCAGTACACCAAATGA
- a CDS encoding Uma2 family endonuclease, translating into MSTVIHPQTHIEVIYPESDGNRMADNTEQFEWIVKIKEGLEFQFATDPNVFVAGDLLWYPVENNNKCRVAPDAMIVFGRPKGRRGSYLQWNENGIAPQVVFEVLSPGNRLSEMAQKLEFYDIHGVEEYYLIDPGHMDASGWIRRDDRLHAIESLHQWISPRLGIRFETESNQIKLFHPDGSPFKSFTEVSQQLERERQRTERLLAQLRAAGLTPEE; encoded by the coding sequence ATGTCAACTGTTATCCATCCCCAAACCCACATTGAGGTGATTTATCCGGAAAGCGATGGCAATCGCATGGCAGACAACACTGAACAATTTGAATGGATTGTTAAAATTAAAGAAGGTCTGGAATTTCAGTTCGCCACGGATCCAAATGTGTTTGTTGCTGGCGATTTGTTGTGGTACCCGGTCGAAAATAACAATAAATGTCGGGTGGCACCTGATGCGATGATTGTCTTCGGACGGCCTAAAGGGAGGCGAGGTTCATACCTTCAATGGAACGAAAACGGGATTGCGCCGCAGGTAGTTTTTGAGGTGTTGTCACCTGGAAATCGGCTTTCCGAAATGGCTCAAAAACTTGAGTTTTATGATATTCACGGAGTCGAAGAATACTATCTGATTGACCCTGGTCACATGGATGCCAGTGGATGGATTCGCCGTGATGACCGGCTGCACGCAATTGAATCCCTTCACCAGTGGATCAGCCCACGTCTGGGTATTCGGTTTGAAACTGAGTCAAATCAAATCAAGCTTTTCCACCCGGATGGAAGCCCATTTAAGAGTTTCACTGAGGTTTCCCAACAACTTGAACGAGAACGTCAACGAACTGAACGCCTGTTAGCTCAATTGCGAGCAGCAGGACTGACGCCGGAAGAATAA
- a CDS encoding L,D-transpeptidase family protein produces the protein MEKKTWILRLTTRYSLLAIRSILGGLFFLSSACSTSKPPAMNPTRTELSAAEIRLRDAAHTAQVTYPLQNPEIKIFKGTRRIELWAEQKLVKSYKVGLGSSPVADKEREGDFRTPEGKFYVCTRNEQSKFHLFLGVSYPNKEDAQRGLASGLITQEQHDAIVDAQTKQERPPWNTPLGGEVGVHGHGSSCDWTWGCIAVENEEIEELWLACPMKTPITIAK, from the coding sequence ATGGAAAAAAAGACCTGGATTTTGCGACTTACTACTCGCTACTCACTACTCGCGATTCGCTCCATACTGGGTGGTTTGTTTTTTCTCTCTTCAGCCTGTAGCACGTCAAAACCTCCGGCCATGAATCCCACTCGAACCGAACTTTCCGCTGCCGAAATTCGACTCCGAGACGCCGCCCACACAGCCCAGGTCACCTACCCGCTTCAAAACCCTGAAATCAAAATCTTTAAAGGTACTCGCCGGATTGAGCTCTGGGCTGAGCAAAAACTCGTCAAATCTTACAAGGTCGGATTAGGGTCGTCTCCAGTCGCAGACAAAGAGCGGGAAGGCGATTTCCGAACTCCAGAAGGCAAATTTTATGTCTGCACCCGCAATGAACAAAGCAAGTTTCATTTGTTTCTGGGCGTGAGCTACCCCAACAAGGAGGATGCTCAACGCGGTCTGGCTTCAGGCTTGATTACACAGGAACAACACGACGCCATTGTTGACGCCCAAACCAAACAGGAACGTCCGCCGTGGAACACGCCGCTTGGCGGCGAAGTCGGAGTTCACGGGCATGGGTCAAGTTGTGACTGGACCTGGGGTTGTATTGCGGTTGAAAATGAAGAGATTGAAGAGTTGTGGCTTGCCTGCCCAATGAAAACCCCGATTACGATTGCAAAATAA
- a CDS encoding acetyl-CoA C-acetyltransferase, with product MSYPVILSAVRLPIGKFQGSLKSFRAPELGALAVRAAIERAGIDAAQVDEVVMGNVLQAGLGQNPARQAALGAGCPTTVAALTVNQVCGSGLRSVMLAAQSIQAGDAQFVVAGGMESMTNAPYLLQRARDGYRLGHGEIIDSMIQDGLWCAFDNWHMGNTGEYVAEHYSVTREDQDNFAASSHAKAVAAASAGKFTTEIQTVSIQQKKGDPIVFSADEGPRADTTASSLVKLRPAFKKDGSVTAGNASSINDGGAAVVVTSEHQATALGRAPMARIVAQAMSGVDPKLVMMAPVEAVKKVIAKAGWKLDDVDLFELNEAFSAQAVAVTREIGADPAKVNVNGGAVALGHPIGASGARVLVTLLHALKDRGAKRGVASLCLGGGNAVALAVECL from the coding sequence ATGAGTTATCCAGTCATTCTAAGTGCAGTTCGTTTGCCAATCGGCAAGTTTCAAGGAAGTCTTAAATCATTTCGCGCGCCGGAATTAGGCGCACTGGCAGTCCGTGCCGCCATTGAACGGGCTGGCATTGATGCCGCCCAGGTTGACGAAGTCGTCATGGGCAATGTGCTCCAGGCTGGGTTGGGTCAGAACCCGGCTCGTCAGGCAGCACTCGGCGCCGGATGTCCGACCACGGTCGCCGCGTTAACCGTCAATCAGGTCTGCGGTTCCGGGCTGCGTTCGGTGATGCTCGCAGCGCAGTCCATTCAAGCTGGAGACGCCCAGTTTGTGGTTGCCGGCGGGATGGAATCCATGACCAATGCTCCATACCTTCTCCAGCGGGCCCGCGATGGCTACCGCCTGGGACACGGTGAAATCATTGATTCCATGATCCAGGATGGGTTGTGGTGCGCCTTTGACAACTGGCACATGGGCAATACCGGTGAATATGTCGCCGAGCATTATAGCGTCACCCGCGAAGACCAGGACAATTTTGCCGCCAGTTCACACGCCAAAGCCGTCGCTGCCGCCAGCGCCGGGAAGTTCACAACCGAAATTCAAACAGTCTCAATTCAGCAGAAAAAAGGCGATCCGATTGTGTTTAGCGCCGACGAAGGCCCACGCGCCGACACCACCGCCAGCAGTCTGGTCAAACTCAGACCGGCCTTCAAAAAGGATGGAAGCGTTACCGCCGGCAATGCCTCCAGCATCAATGACGGCGGCGCCGCCGTTGTCGTCACATCAGAACACCAGGCCACAGCACTTGGTCGGGCGCCGATGGCGCGCATTGTCGCCCAGGCCATGAGCGGTGTTGATCCGAAACTGGTCATGATGGCCCCGGTCGAAGCCGTGAAAAAAGTGATTGCCAAAGCTGGCTGGAAGCTCGATGACGTGGATTTGTTTGAACTCAACGAAGCATTTTCCGCCCAGGCTGTCGCCGTCACTCGTGAAATCGGCGCCGATCCAGCCAAAGTTAATGTCAACGGCGGTGCGGTTGCTCTCGGTCACCCGATTGGTGCCAGCGGTGCCCGTGTGCTGGTCACACTGTTGCACGCCCTGAAAGACCGTGGTGCCAAACGTGGTGTCGCTTCCCTCTGCCTTGGCGGAGGCAATGCGGTCGCGCTCGCGGTTGAATGTCTTTAA
- a CDS encoding glucose-1-phosphate adenylyltransferase — translation MDNVLAVILGGGQGTRLFPLTHERSKPAVPLGGKYRLIDIPVSNCINSGIIKIYILTQFNSASLNRHIARTFRFSQFSSGFVDILAAEQTPDNPHWFQGTADAVRQNFRHIKDVGADTIIILSGDHLYKMDYSKFINAHWDANADVTVSVTAVPPEEASEFGLLKVDDTGKIVEFKEKPKGEALESMRVNTELMGLSPEEAELRPYLASMGIYVFNMQVLEDLLNQQDRIDFGREVIPTAIHNYKVSSYLFKGYWEDIGTIGAFFRANIELTDVLPRFNFFDTRKQIYTRPRFLPGTKIRNAQTHDSIICEGCIINEAIIRRSVVGIRSRIESGSRLDHVLMMGADDYESIDEMRRNKETNQPNIGIGHNCTIKRAIIDKDARIGNNVQLLNDKGVQEATAENYVIRDGIIIIPKCAVVPDGTVV, via the coding sequence ATGGACAATGTACTGGCTGTGATTTTGGGAGGCGGTCAAGGAACGCGGCTCTTTCCTCTCACCCACGAACGATCAAAACCCGCCGTTCCGCTTGGCGGGAAGTATCGCTTAATTGATATACCGGTAAGTAATTGCATCAATTCTGGAATCATCAAAATCTACATCCTGACGCAATTTAACTCGGCTTCACTCAATCGCCACATTGCCCGAACCTTTCGCTTCAGTCAGTTTTCCTCGGGGTTTGTGGATATTCTGGCCGCCGAACAAACCCCTGACAACCCGCACTGGTTTCAAGGCACGGCGGATGCCGTTCGGCAGAACTTCCGTCATATCAAAGATGTCGGGGCTGACACCATCATCATTTTGTCGGGTGACCACCTGTACAAAATGGATTATTCCAAATTCATCAATGCCCATTGGGACGCCAACGCTGATGTGACGGTTTCAGTGACGGCGGTGCCGCCTGAAGAAGCCTCGGAATTTGGCCTGCTCAAAGTTGACGACACCGGAAAAATCGTCGAGTTCAAGGAAAAACCCAAAGGTGAGGCGCTGGAAAGCATGCGCGTCAATACGGAACTGATGGGACTGTCACCCGAAGAAGCTGAATTGCGGCCCTATCTGGCCTCCATGGGGATTTACGTGTTCAACATGCAGGTGCTCGAAGACTTGCTCAACCAGCAGGATCGAATTGACTTTGGCCGCGAGGTGATTCCAACAGCAATTCATAACTATAAAGTGAGCAGTTATCTGTTCAAAGGGTATTGGGAAGACATCGGAACGATTGGAGCCTTTTTCCGGGCCAATATCGAACTCACCGATGTGTTGCCCCGCTTCAATTTCTTTGACACCCGCAAGCAAATCTACACCCGGCCACGGTTTCTGCCTGGCACCAAGATTCGCAATGCTCAAACGCATGACTCCATTATCTGTGAAGGCTGCATCATCAACGAAGCCATCATCCGACGCTCCGTGGTTGGAATCCGCAGCCGCATTGAAAGCGGCTCCCGGCTCGACCATGTGTTGATGATGGGTGCGGATGATTATGAATCAATTGATGAAATGCGCCGCAATAAAGAAACCAACCAGCCAAATATCGGCATTGGTCACAACTGTACCATCAAGCGAGCCATCATTGACAAGGATGCCCGCATTGGAAATAACGTCCAGTTGTTAAATGACAAAGGCGTTCAGGAAGCCACGGCTGAAAATTACGTCATCCGGGATGGCATCATCATCATCCCGAAATGCGCTGTTGTTCCAGATGGGACAGTGGTGTAG
- the recG gene encoding ATP-dependent DNA helicase RecG, with amino-acid sequence MLTLATPLAELHLYLPRVGKKTATKLATEVAELLEMTDLADPTVEDLLYYLPFRYEDRAQLMSSKNLADGMKAALEVELTTTEYAPIRTKTGRALSIFQITGLDSAGRLRAMWWNQPYLTNVFEKGQRVVFYGEWKYSNRHNCFQIENPEYEILNETSDTASEFDDAGTIHTGRRVPIYRKLGSFRTRALRTIMFRMLEQLTEAGEEWVPESLMQRYGFPSRLDAFRQVHFPAMDHWLDEYQCGRSKAHARLATEEFLLLAVALNRRRLALRETTKGTAMTVNDHIREAVRRVLPFKPTNAQKRVIREIVLDMTSPHPMNRLLQGDVGAGKTMVALQAMMVAIENGYQVAMMAPTEILVEQHALNLKRYLKDTSYRVESLTGRLKPKEKLALRETIAGGEVDLVIGTQALIQESTRFARLGLVVIDEQHRFGVIQRTALSQRGLQPDVLVMTATPIPRSLAMTAYGDLDISVLDELPPGRQPIRTAIRTNAEREKVYAFLRREAAEGRQVYIVFPLVEESEKMDLKAATQAAEELQTEIFPTLKIGLLHGKMKSVEKEAVMTAFSAGETQILVSTTVIEVGIDVPNSSVMVIEHPERFGLAQLHQLRGRIGRGAAKSYCILMLAPKTSQEARDRLELFAASSDGFVIAEKDLELRGPGEVFGTRQSGVPLFRVGNIVRDRDWLETAQQTARDLMREHPHSREVLRLVELSQLRYPQAEQQLH; translated from the coding sequence ATGCTGACACTTGCCACACCACTTGCGGAGTTGCACCTGTACCTGCCGCGTGTCGGGAAAAAAACAGCCACCAAACTGGCTACGGAAGTGGCTGAACTCCTGGAAATGACGGATCTGGCTGACCCGACGGTTGAGGATTTGTTGTACTACCTGCCGTTTCGCTATGAAGACCGCGCCCAGTTGATGAGCAGCAAAAACCTGGCTGATGGAATGAAGGCGGCCCTCGAAGTCGAACTGACGACCACGGAATATGCCCCCATTCGAACCAAAACCGGGCGGGCGCTTTCGATTTTTCAAATCACGGGCCTGGATTCGGCTGGTCGCTTACGCGCCATGTGGTGGAATCAGCCATATTTGACCAATGTCTTTGAAAAGGGGCAACGGGTGGTTTTCTACGGCGAATGGAAATACTCAAACCGGCACAATTGCTTTCAAATCGAAAATCCAGAGTATGAAATTTTGAATGAGACGTCGGACACCGCAAGCGAATTTGACGATGCCGGAACGATTCACACTGGACGGCGAGTGCCGATTTACCGCAAGCTGGGATCGTTTCGAACCCGGGCCCTGCGCACGATCATGTTTCGCATGCTGGAACAGCTCACCGAAGCTGGCGAGGAGTGGGTGCCAGAATCATTGATGCAGCGCTATGGTTTTCCATCCCGGCTGGATGCCTTTCGGCAGGTTCACTTTCCAGCGATGGATCACTGGCTTGATGAGTATCAGTGTGGTCGTTCAAAGGCTCACGCCCGGTTGGCGACTGAAGAATTCTTGCTCCTGGCTGTGGCGCTCAACCGCCGCCGACTGGCCCTGCGCGAGACGACAAAAGGCACGGCGATGACGGTCAATGACCACATTCGCGAGGCGGTTCGGCGAGTATTGCCTTTTAAACCAACCAATGCCCAAAAACGGGTGATTCGGGAAATTGTGCTCGATATGACCTCGCCGCACCCAATGAATCGGCTGCTGCAAGGCGATGTCGGCGCTGGGAAAACGATGGTGGCGCTCCAGGCCATGATGGTGGCCATTGAAAACGGCTACCAGGTGGCGATGATGGCGCCGACGGAAATCCTGGTCGAGCAGCATGCTTTGAATTTGAAACGCTATCTCAAAGACACCAGCTATCGGGTTGAAAGTTTGACGGGCCGGTTAAAGCCAAAAGAAAAACTGGCGCTCCGCGAAACGATTGCCGGCGGGGAAGTTGATCTGGTGATTGGGACTCAGGCGCTGATCCAGGAAAGTACCCGGTTTGCCCGCCTGGGACTGGTCGTGATTGATGAACAGCACCGGTTTGGCGTGATTCAACGGACGGCGCTTTCACAACGCGGTCTGCAGCCGGATGTCCTGGTGATGACGGCAACGCCCATTCCACGTTCGCTGGCCATGACAGCCTATGGCGATCTGGACATTTCCGTGCTCGATGAACTTCCACCAGGGCGGCAGCCGATCCGGACAGCCATCCGTACCAATGCGGAACGTGAAAAGGTCTACGCTTTTCTGCGGCGGGAAGCGGCTGAAGGGCGTCAGGTCTATATTGTGTTTCCACTGGTTGAAGAGTCTGAAAAGATGGATCTCAAGGCTGCCACCCAGGCGGCTGAAGAATTACAAACCGAGATTTTTCCAACGCTCAAAATTGGGCTGCTCCACGGAAAAATGAAATCAGTGGAAAAAGAAGCCGTGATGACTGCCTTTTCCGCCGGGGAAACCCAAATTCTGGTCTCAACCACCGTGATTGAAGTCGGCATTGACGTGCCGAATTCGTCAGTCATGGTCATTGAGCATCCCGAACGGTTTGGGCTGGCTCAGTTGCACCAGCTTCGAGGGCGAATTGGACGTGGGGCGGCCAAATCCTATTGTATTTTGATGCTGGCGCCGAAAACCTCCCAGGAGGCCCGAGACCGGCTGGAATTGTTTGCTGCTTCAAGCGACGGGTTTGTGATTGCCGAAAAAGACCTTGAACTGCGCGGCCCCGGCGAGGTATTCGGCACCCGACAGTCCGGTGTTCCACTCTTTCGGGTTGGAAATATCGTGCGTGACCGCGACTGGCTGGAAACCGCCCAGCAAACGGCGCGTGATCTGATGCGCGAGCATCCGCATTCACGTGAAGTGCTGCGACTGGTTGAGCTTTCCCAGCTTCGTTATCCCCAGGCGGAGCAGCAGTTGCATTGA
- the aspS gene encoding aspartate--tRNA ligase, with protein sequence MLDHLGDLKRSHYCGELRKEHVGQRVTLMGWVTRRRDHGPLTFVDLRDREGFVQVVFNEDREGGAAHAKAKNVRNEYVIAVSGEVVLRSPDRINPKIVTGELEVQVDALFILNDAKTPPIPLDEDKGAASASEDLRLKYRYLDLRRPSLQANIRLRHKITSAIRSYMDRQGFLEIETPCLIRSTPEGARDFIVPSRLHAGEFYALPQSPQLFKQLLMISGFDRYFQIVRCFRDEDLRADRQPEFTQLDVEMSFPQMETVFEAMEGLMAELCAINGIPLSLPIPRMTYDEAMRRYGSDKPDTRFGMELIDLAQTVEGTDFVPYKAALQQGGHVKAITVKGRADYSRKAIDTFTEWLRKDFKAGGLGYIKVLAEGPNSPLTKGLGEELINRIVAAAGAETGDMVFIVAGNAGTVAAALSALRLEIGKQEKLYDPKQYNLLWVTEFPMFEFNGEDGRWYAMHHPFTSPRDEDLHLLDEEDADLSIMRAKAYDLVMNGVEVGGGSIRIHRQDVQQKIFKTLGFTDEDARRRFGFFMDALSYGTPPHGGIALGLDRLVMLFANEPSIREVMAFPKTASASDLMCESPSTVDPAQLKELRLKIDR encoded by the coding sequence ATGTTGGACCATTTAGGAGACTTAAAACGCTCCCACTATTGTGGGGAACTGCGCAAAGAACACGTTGGCCAGCGGGTAACACTCATGGGGTGGGTGACCCGCCGCCGTGATCACGGACCACTCACGTTTGTTGATCTTCGCGACCGCGAAGGGTTTGTTCAGGTCGTGTTTAATGAGGACCGTGAGGGTGGCGCCGCCCATGCGAAGGCCAAAAATGTACGCAATGAATATGTGATTGCCGTCAGCGGCGAAGTCGTGCTGCGTTCCCCGGACCGGATCAATCCAAAAATTGTGACCGGCGAACTCGAAGTCCAGGTTGATGCGCTCTTTATTTTAAATGATGCGAAAACGCCTCCGATTCCGCTGGATGAAGACAAAGGCGCGGCCAGTGCTTCTGAAGATTTGCGGCTGAAATATCGCTATCTGGATCTACGCCGGCCCAGCCTCCAGGCCAACATCCGGTTGCGCCACAAGATCACTTCGGCAATTCGTAGTTATATGGATCGTCAGGGGTTCCTTGAAATTGAAACCCCATGTTTGATTCGTTCGACACCAGAAGGCGCCCGCGATTTTATCGTTCCGAGTCGTCTACACGCCGGCGAATTTTACGCCCTGCCACAGTCGCCACAGTTGTTCAAGCAGTTGTTGATGATCAGCGGGTTTGATCGGTACTTTCAGATTGTGCGCTGCTTCCGGGATGAAGACCTGCGGGCTGACCGGCAACCGGAATTTACCCAGCTTGACGTGGAAATGTCATTTCCACAGATGGAAACTGTGTTTGAAGCGATGGAAGGGCTGATGGCTGAATTGTGCGCGATCAATGGAATTCCGCTTTCGTTGCCAATTCCTCGGATGACCTATGACGAAGCCATGCGACGTTATGGCTCGGATAAACCTGACACCCGATTTGGCATGGAGCTGATTGATCTGGCACAAACGGTTGAAGGCACAGACTTTGTCCCGTACAAAGCGGCACTCCAGCAGGGTGGGCACGTCAAAGCCATCACCGTCAAAGGCCGGGCTGATTATTCACGCAAAGCGATTGATACCTTTACCGAGTGGCTGCGCAAAGATTTCAAAGCCGGTGGGTTGGGCTATATCAAAGTGCTGGCCGAAGGGCCGAATTCGCCGCTGACCAAAGGGCTTGGCGAAGAACTCATCAACCGGATCGTGGCTGCGGCTGGTGCCGAAACCGGTGACATGGTGTTTATCGTGGCTGGCAATGCCGGTACGGTGGCCGCCGCGTTGAGCGCCTTGCGGTTGGAAATCGGCAAACAGGAAAAACTCTATGATCCAAAACAGTATAACCTGTTGTGGGTGACAGAGTTCCCAATGTTTGAATTCAACGGTGAAGATGGTCGCTGGTACGCGATGCACCATCCGTTTACCTCGCCACGTGACGAAGACCTGCACCTGCTCGATGAGGAAGACGCCGATTTGAGCATAATGCGGGCCAAAGCCTATGATCTGGTGATGAATGGAGTCGAAGTCGGCGGAGGCTCAATCAGAATCCATCGTCAGGACGTACAGCAGAAAATCTTTAAAACGCTTGGATTTACGGATGAAGACGCCCGCCGCCGGTTTGGGTTCTTTATGGATGCCCTGAGCTATGGTACACCGCCACACGGAGGCATCGCCCTTGGTCTGGACCGGCTGGTGATGCTCTTTGCCAATGAACCGTCTATCCGCGAGGTGATGGCTTTCCCCAAGACAGCCAGTGCTTCGGACCTGATGTGCGAATCACCCAGCACGGTTGATCCCGCTCAACTCAAGGAATTGCGGTTGAAGATTGATCGTTAA
- a CDS encoding class I SAM-dependent methyltransferase: MSFLDYFSGHSDLYRSARPTYPDELFAWIASHAPGRERVWDCATGNGQAAAGLARHFEMVLATDASARQLANAVQVSNVTYSLQPAENTHFPDNYFDAVCVAQALHWFDHDRFYPEVHRVLRPGGIFAAWVYSEVFVHSMIDPILQEWIITVIAPYWSPQNVHSHNGYRDLPFPFEPVEAPRFAICVDWNLPQLMAFIETWSATQKLISEQGTGFLELAATEIAEQWGDPASLRRVEMPIALRLGRIGGQGPGGRDQGNPIFPVR; encoded by the coding sequence ATGTCGTTCCTCGATTATTTTTCTGGACATTCTGATTTGTATCGGTCGGCCCGGCCAACCTACCCGGACGAACTCTTTGCCTGGATTGCTTCGCACGCACCAGGGCGTGAGCGTGTCTGGGATTGCGCCACCGGGAATGGACAGGCGGCGGCTGGGTTGGCCCGGCATTTTGAAATGGTTTTGGCCACGGATGCGAGCGCCAGACAGCTTGCCAACGCGGTTCAGGTCAGCAATGTAACCTACTCGCTGCAACCGGCTGAAAATACACATTTTCCTGACAATTATTTTGATGCGGTGTGTGTGGCGCAGGCACTTCACTGGTTTGATCATGACCGGTTTTATCCGGAGGTGCACCGGGTGTTGAGACCAGGCGGTATTTTCGCCGCCTGGGTGTATAGTGAAGTGTTCGTTCATTCGATGATTGATCCAATTCTACAGGAGTGGATTATCACGGTGATTGCTCCGTACTGGTCGCCTCAGAATGTCCATTCGCACAATGGCTACCGTGATTTACCCTTTCCTTTTGAACCAGTTGAAGCGCCGCGATTTGCGATTTGCGTTGACTGGAACTTGCCGCAGTTGATGGCTTTTATTGAGACCTGGTCGGCGACGCAAAAGCTTATTTCCGAGCAGGGAACTGGTTTTTTGGAACTGGCGGCAACGGAAATCGCTGAACAATGGGGAGATCCAGCGAGCCTTCGACGAGTTGAAATGCCGATTGCACTACGGCTGGGGCGCATTGGGGGGCAGGGGCCAGGGGGCAGGGATCAGGGAAATCCAATTTTTCCAGTTCGTTAA